The window CTTGCAAGCCGGTAAAACGTATCCCGGAAACACTTTCTTGTCTCATCAGTTAACtagaaagagagaaaataaaCACTTAGTTAAATTTTCTAAAGACCAAGTCCAAGTTTCGTCCACTGTAAACAGGAACTCACCTTTCCTGAAGCTCTCTGCAGATCCTGCAACACAAGTTCTTCAGAAGACAGTTCATCACCATACTGTGAGTCTAACATGTTCTCTTCAGACAGATCTGAGATTGTAAATGGAGCCTCCTCCTGTTAACCAGAAAAAAATGAAGCAATCTTTAGGCTTTAACATCAGAATCTCTAAGGGTAACAAGAAACCAGCATAGATCATCAGCTTCAGTTTAATAACATGTAAGAAAAGTCAACTTTGGAGACAAATATCTTACCTTCATAGGCATGTCATGACAATGGAACATGTGAACTTCATTTCCACCATACAAAGAGGAAGATCCGACACTGTTATAGCTGCTGGAAGCACGATGAACATCTCCATCATTCCCTGGAACATCCTCCAAAATTGAACTTCTTCAGTAAAAACCGGAAACACATAGAGAGAGACAAAACATAAGCATATGCAGACACTTAtttattgatgatgatgatcatgaaAGAAAGAGGCTTTACAAGAATATATCATCCATCTGTTCGATTCCTTCGAAATCATGAAGTGAAGAAGCACCGTAGAAAGCCTTTGATCTCTttgtctcttcctcttcttcactcGTCCTCATACCCATCTGACTATACAACGATCCTTCCCCATTAAAACCATCGTAATTAAAACATGTTTCTGCAGCTTCAGGGGAGTTCATGCTCCACCCACCCCACATACCA is drawn from Brassica rapa cultivar Chiifu-401-42 chromosome A05, CAAS_Brap_v3.01, whole genome shotgun sequence and contains these coding sequences:
- the LOC103870257 gene encoding protein LNK3 isoform X3; its protein translation is MDCYSGMKFEELAVPNYQESSSSETYRSDGMWGGWSMNSPEAAETCFNYDGFNGEGSLYSQMGMRTSEEEEETKRSKAFYGASSLHDFEGIEQMDDIFLSSILEDVPGNDGDVHRASSSYNSVGSSSLYGGNEVHMFHCHDMPMKEEAPFTISDLSEENMLDSQYGDELSSEELVLQDLQRASGKLTDETRKCFRDTFYRLARNSQEKFDSVSTNTEEFYMPASRYAYGDSTSYLIAG
- the LOC103870257 gene encoding protein LNK3 isoform X1, encoding MDCYSGMKFEELAVPNYQESSSSETYRSDGMWGGWSMNSPEAAETCFNYDGFNGEGSLYSQMGMRTSEEEEETKRSKAFYGASSLHDFEGIEQMDDIFLSSILEDVPGNDGDVHRASSSYNSVGSSSLYGGNEVHMFHCHDMPMKEEAPFTISDLSEENMLDSQYGDELSSEELVLQDLQRASGKLTDETRKCFRDTFYRLARNSQEKFDSVSTNTEEFYMPASRYAYGDSTRMSREEEIESGTNSIDRAVANLTYNKMDSNISNFPLSERVQ
- the LOC103870257 gene encoding protein LNK3 isoform X2, translated to MDCYSGMKFEELAVPNYQESSSSETYRSDGMWGGWSMNSPEAAETCFNYDGFNGEGSLYSQMGMRTSEEEEETKRSKAFYGASSLHDFEGIEQMDDIFFSILEDVPGNDGDVHRASSSYNSVGSSSLYGGNEVHMFHCHDMPMKEEAPFTISDLSEENMLDSQYGDELSSEELVLQDLQRASGKLTDETRKCFRDTFYRLARNSQEKFDSVSTNTEEFYMPASRYAYGDSTRMSREEEIESGTNSIDRAVANLTYNKMDSNISNFPLSERVQ